The Salvelinus fontinalis isolate EN_2023a chromosome 9, ASM2944872v1, whole genome shotgun sequence genome has a window encoding:
- the irak4 gene encoding interleukin-1 receptor-associated kinase 4, with protein MSNTITSATFIRNLNYGVRRKLSDLLDPQDSWKDVIVSIHKPTGEPRYSQQHLRRFEAVVLQGRSPTMELLNDWGTSNSTVGELVDILMSHRLMAAASIMLPDAINNPRPAVPQPPDSPRDKEMVGNSDAATRLLGRTEAQTKEQPPPDSTSEPQEDQEPNGTAGFLRLSFHELKKITGNFDERPVSDGGSRLGEGGFGTVYKGLINGKPVAVKKLHSMEDISLEELSIQFIQEVQTLMLLKHENLVDMVGFSRDGHHPCLVYAYMSNGSLLDRLACLDGSPPLSWHRRCLIAVGTARGLDYLHSNHHVHRDVKSGNILLDELLVPKISDFGLTRASATRSSATVMTERIVGTTAYMANEALRGEITPKSDIYSFGVVLLEILSGLPPVDENRDPKFLMEMKDEIDEEEMALEDFVDKKMTDWDLPLVERTYFLASDCLSDKKNKRPLMEEVLTELEDVVKSISLEQLGPQSEA; from the exons ATGAGCAACACAATAACATCGGCTACATTTATTCGAAACCTCAACTATGGGGTTCGACGAAAACTGTCTGACTTATTGGACCCTCAAGACAGCTGGAAAGACGTTATTGTTTCAATACATAAACCCACAGGGGAGCCGAGGTACTCTCAGCAACATCTAAG GCGATTTGAAGCAGTAGTTTTACAGGGAAGAAGTCCTACCATGGAGCTACTGAATGACTGGGGCACATCTAACAGCACCGTGGGAGAGTTAGTGGACATTCTGATGAGCCACAGGTTAATGGCTGCAGCCAGTATTATGCTACCAG ATGCAATCAACAACCCCCGTCCAGCAGTCCCCCAGCCACCTGATTCTCCCAGAGACAAAGAGATGGTAGGCAACAGCGATGCTGCAACAAGACTCCTGGGGAGGACAGAGGCACAGACAAAGGAACAGCCACCACCAGACAGCACCTCAGAGCCACAGGAGGATCAGGAACCCAATGGCACTGCAG GTTTTCTCAGGCTTTCTTTCCATGAGCTGAAGAAGATAACTGGTAATTTTGACGAGAGGCCAGTGAGTGACGGTGGGAGCAGACTTGGTGAGGGAGGCTTTGGAACGGTCTACAAAGGCCTCATCAATGGCAAACCTGTGGCAGTGAAGAAACTACACTCA ATGGAAGACATCTCACTTGAAGAGCTGAGCATTCAGTTCATTCAAGAGGTCCAAACTCTTATGTT GTTGAAACATGAAAACCTAGTAGACATGGTTGGCTTTTCACGTGATGGCCATCACCCCTGTTTGGTGTATGCTTACATGTCCAATGGTTCATTGCTAGATCGTCTGGCTTGCTTG GATGGTAGCCCTCCTCTTTCCTGGCACAGGAGATGTTTGATCGCTGTGGGAACAGCCAGAGGCTTAGATTATTTGCACAGCAACCACCATGTCCACAGAGATGTCAAGAG TGGTAATATTTTGCTGGATGAATTGCTTGTGCCAAAGATCTCCGATTTTGGGCTGACCCGAGCCTCAGCCACGCGATCGTCAGCGACAGTGATGACAGAGAGGATTGTGGGTACAACAGCATACATGGCAAACGAGGCACTCAGGGGCGAGATCACTCCCAAATCTGACATCTACAGTTTTGGAGTG GTGTTGCTAGAAATATTGTCTGGACTCCCGCCAGTCGATGAAAACCGTGATCCCAAGTTCCTG ATGGAGATGAAAGACGAGATTGACGAGGAGGAGATGGCCCTGGAGGACTTTGTGGACAAGAAGATGACAGACTGGGACCTGCCATTGGTGGAGAGGACCTACTTCTTAGCGAGCGACTGTCTCAGTGACAAGAAGAACAAACGGCCACTGATGGAAGAG gtcctgacagagcttgaagatgtTGTCAAAAGCATTTCACTGGAACAGCTGGGACCCCAGAGTGAAGCATAG
- the LOC129862649 gene encoding twinfilin-1-like produces MSHQTGIQAGNDVKDVFASARSGNQYRLLKIVIEDEQLALGVTRQASKTWDQEYDSLVLPLLEDHLPSYILYRLDSSNNQGYEWIFLAWSPDHSPVRHKMLYAATRATVKKEFGGGLIKDELFGTTKEDMSLRGYQKYLVAEAAPLPLTAAEEELRRIKLSEVQTDISVDTKQQTLQGVAFPIHGDAVEALERFRDKRVNYVQLEIDFPNELIRLSNTEPTEVKDLPKRIPTESARYHFFRYKHSHEGDYLESTVFIYSMPGYKCSIKERMLYSSCKNPLVDLVENNMQIDILKKLEIDNGDELTGDFLYEEVHPKQHAHKQAFAKPKGPAGKRGGHRITRPPGDGEEDD; encoded by the exons ATGTCCCACCAAACGGGCATACAGG CTGGTAACGATGTGAAGGATGTCTTTGCCAGTGCAAGGAGTGGAAACCAATATCGACTCCTAAAGATTGTGATTGAGGATG AGCAACTTGCTTTGGGCGTGACTAGGCAAGCATCAAAGACATGGGACCAAGAGTACGACTCATTAGTCCTGCCTCTACTAGAGGACCACCTGCCGTCTTATATCCTGTACCGACTGGACTCCTCCAACAACCAGGGCTATGAGTGGATCTTCCTGGCCTGGTCACCTGACCATTCTCCT GTGCGACATAAGATGTTATACGCTGCTACCAGGGCCACAGTGAAGAAAGAATTTGGCGGAGGACTTATCAAAGATGAGCTCTTCGGCACCACAAAG GAGGATATGTCTTTGAGGGGCTACCAGAAGTACCTGGTGGCCGAGGCAGCACCACTACCACTCACTGCTGCCGAGGAGGAACTGAGGCGGATCAAACTCAGTGAG GTGCAGACTGACATCAGTGTGGATACCAAGCAGCAGACACTGCAGGGAGTGGCCTTCCCCATACATGGAGACGCTGTCGAGGCGCTCGAAAGATTCAGGGACAAACGAGTCAACTACGTACAACTT GAAATCGACTTTCCCAACGAGCTCATTAGGTTGTCTAACACTGAACCGACCGAGGTGAAAGATCTGCCCAAGAGGATCCCCACTGAGTCGGCACGCTATCACTTCTTCCGCTACAAACATTCCCACGAGGGAGACTACCTGGAGTccactg TGTTCATTTATTCCATGCCGGGGTACAAGTGTAGCATCAAAGAGAGGATGCTCTATTCTAGCTGTAAAAATCCCCTGGTGGACTTGGTTGAAAATAACATGCAAATTGACATTTTGAAGAAG CTGGAGATAGACAATGGGGATGAGCTGACTGGTGATTTCCTGTATGAGGAGGTCCATCCCAAGCAGCATGCACACAAGCAGGCCTTCGCCAAGCCCAAAGGACCTGCCGGGAAGAGGGGCGGACACCGCATCACCAGACCACCTGGAGATGGAGAAGAGGATGACTAA